The following proteins are co-located in the Toxotes jaculatrix isolate fToxJac2 chromosome 9, fToxJac2.pri, whole genome shotgun sequence genome:
- the LOC121187042 gene encoding TRPM8 channel-associated factor homolog, giving the protein MSAQLSQSYHEKAYSSLMRGLKELDLRGPCVPCKLVLTGDHAFPLTINSQGQVLMAASLYGRGRIVVLGHEGYLTAFPALVENTLNWLRGDGSDNLSVGVHKYVRAVAENFSKSSFQVKVVGAFSDSLEVGVYVTDAYSVGADPKELVAFLKAGGGVLIAGQAWNWAADHPKENTLLQFEGNKVSGVAGIYFSKEYGKVEVLHVCPQIPSSLMALEIESKHFEDDLEFLLQGVSQFDLQGDLLASEVLVHGPLAFPIGTTEDGRAFLAGAYYGRGRVIVITHEELLRRETLAPFWNNAIHWLDQGRKGVVGVVPELNGFPKAGLQCENTNFRKDLSVFVCTAYSDDHAEEIQDFVAEGGGLLIGGHAWYWAQTHRRNKILNKMGLSLMEATINEGSYKAPAPSQAMKDTLHFCYLLRRFAVHVTKGEALTKHEEQQLKKLGREGASFLNMKAYDSFSYTRVLSIFTDILKSGMPQVSEKKPVKNPKDHLLLNVGTELFRVSPDPHALLPYLIKHNPLMPFVYNRRIRINAKTEEKEMWLSTGLYLSPGMKTVMTMPAQIINKKWKVQIGCQTDYLDAEELKRAPRVHEEFPVTAEKMQVWNLWGGLIYLVAPPDSKVEGAEVVVQLAMAAPYYKSGETTSADWSLLRTAPSPWAELEFDNIILTVPSDVVRGLERPDEVACLWNNIMKAVADLAVIPHKFPRKERIVADVQISAGWMHSGYPVMMHSSIAAELVKPGDARKQGLWGEIHELGHNQQRSCWEFPPHTSEATCNLWSVYVHEEVLGLNRAQAHPSLTLTKRKSSIKKFVKGGRKLNDWNVWVALETYMQLQEKFGWDAFKRVFAAYHKMSDFPSDNKGKMNLYAETFSQTVGMNLCGFFKAWGWPIDTTTEEKLSNLPSWCDHPMVQYD; this is encoded by the exons AtgtcagctcagctcagtcagTCCTACCATGAAAAGGCCTACAGCTCTCTGATGAGAGGCTTGAAAGAGCTGGACCTCCGTGGCCCCTGTGTTCCCTGCAAACTGGTGCTGACTGGAGACCACGCCTTTCCTTTAACAATCAACAGCCAAGGCCAGGTCCTGATGGCTGCCTCTCTCTACGGTCGTGGAAGGATTGTGGTCCTGGGCCATGAGGGATACCTGACAGCCTTCCCTGCTCTGGTGGAGAACACCCTGAACTGGCTGAGAGGAGATGGATCTGACAACCTGTCTGTAGGGGTTCATAAGTACGTCAGGGCAGTCGCTGAAAACTTCAGCAAATCCAGCTTCCAAGTCAAAGTGGTGGGGGCCTTTAGTGACAGTCTTGAGGTTGGTGTGTATGTGACGGATGCCTACAGTGTGGGTGCAGACCCAAAGGAGCTGGTGGCATTTCTGAAAGCTGGAGGAGGAGTGCTGATAGCAGGTCAGGCGTGGAACTGGGCTGCAGATCACCCTAAGGAGAACACTCTGCTTCAGTTTGAAGGGAATAAGGTTTCTGGTGTGGCAGGGATCTACTTTTCCAAGGAATATGGGAAAGTAGAGGTCCTGCATGTCTGCCCTCAGATCCCCTCCTCCCTGATGGCTTTAGA AATCGAAAGTAAACATTTTGAGGATGACTTGGAGTTCTTACTTCAGGGGGTTTCACAGTTTGACCTACAGGGTGATTTATTAGCTTCTGAGGTCCTGGTCCATGGCCCTTTAGCCTTCCCCATCGGTACCACTGAGGATGGACGAGCGTTCCTGGCAGGAGCCTACTATGGGCGGGGACGGGTCATTGTGATCACGCATGAAGAACTTCTGAGACGAGAG ACACTGGCTCCATTTTGGAACAACGCCATTCACTGGTTGGATCAAGGCCGGAAGGGGGTCGTTGGTGTGGTGCCAGAACTCAATGGTTTCCCCAAGGCAGGGTTACAGTGTGAGAACACAAACTTCAGGAAAGAcctgagtgtatttgtgtgtacagcGTACAGTGATGATCATGCGGAGGAAATCCAAGACTTTGTGGCTGAGGGAGGAGGCCTGCTGATTGGTGGACACGCCTGGTACTGGGCACAGACGCACAGAC GAAACAAGATCCTGAACAAAATGGGCTTGAGCCTGATGGAGGCAACAATTAATGAAGGTTCCTACAAAGCCCCTGCACCTAGCCAGGCCATGAAAGACACCCTCCACTTCTGCTATCTTCTTCGCCGCTTTGCTGTTCATGTGACCAAGGGAGAAGCACTTACCAAGCATGAGGAGCAACAGCTTAAAAAACTGGGCAGGGAGGGTGCCAGCTTCTTGAACATGAAGGCTTATGACAGCTTCTCCTACACACGAGTGTTGTCCatcttcactgacattttgaagtcaggCATGCCACAG GTGAGTGAGAAGAAGCCTGTGAAGAATCCCAAAGATCACCTACTCCTCAATGTGGGGACAGAGTTATTTAGAGTTTCCCCAGATCCTCATGCTCTCCTGCCCTACCTCATCAAGCACAATCCCCTGATGCCTTTTGTCTATAACCGAAGGATAAGGATTAATGCCAAGACAGAAG aaaagGAGATGTGGCTTAGCACAGGTCTGTACCTCTCTCCTGGTATGAAGACTGTGATGACCATGCCAGCACAGATCATCAACAAGAAATGGAAG GTCCAGATAGGCTGTCAAACTGACTACCTGGATGCTGAAGAGTTGAAGAGAGCACCACGTGTTCATGAGGAATTTCCTGTTACCGCAGAGAAGATGCAGGTGTGGAACCTGTGGGGAGGACTCATCTACCTGGTGGCTCCACCGGACTCAAAGGTGGAGGGGGCAGAGGTCGTAGTGCAGTTAGCTATGGCTGCTCCTTATTATAAGTCTG GTGAGACAACCTCAGCTGACTGGTCCTTGCTGCGCACTGCTCCCTCACCCTGGGCAGAGTTGGAGTTTGACAACATCATCCTTACTGTGCCATCAGATGTTGTTCGGGGCTTGGAGCGCCCTGATGAGGTGGCATGCCTTTGGAATAACATCATGAAGGCTGTTGCAGATCTGGCTGTCATACCACACAAATTCCCTCGCAAAGAGCGCATTGTAGCAGACGTGCAGATTTCTGCtg GCTGGATGCATTCGGGTTATCCTGTCATGATGCATTCATCCATAGCAGCTGAGCTGGTCAAACCAGGTGATGCCAGGAAACAAGGCCTGTGGGGAGAAATTCATGAACTTGGACACAACCAGCAGAGAAGCTGCTGGGAGTTCCCACCACACACCTCAGAGGCCACATGTAACCTGTGGTCAGTGTATGTGCATGAAGAGGTGCTGGGACTCAACAGGGCACAG GCTCATCCATCTTTGACCTTGACAAAGCGGAAGTCTTCTATTAAGAAATTTGTAAAGGGGGGCAGGAAACTCAACGACTGGAATGTGTGGGTGGCTCTGGAGACATACATGCAG CTCCAGGAGAAGTTTGGCTGGGATGCCTTTAAGAGGGTGTTTGCTGCCTACCACAAGATGAGCGACTTTCCCAGTGACAACAAAGGAAAGATGAACCTGTACGCCGAGACTTTCTCCCAGACTGTGGGGATGAACCTGTGTGGATTCTTTAAGGCCTGGGGCTGGCCCATCGACACCACCACTGAAGAGAAACTCTCCAACCTGCCTTCTTGGTGTGACCACCCCATGGTCCAGTATGACTGa
- the si:dkey-243k1.3 gene encoding endonuclease domain-containing 1 protein-like, with translation MRTLLTLCALFVFSVHADVVARFEDVPECMKYFYKEKVPEWGASTPDAARLCQRFVNRYHFATLYDTNHRIAVYSAYYFQPSNGGGREKRWFVEPQLVNSSWQAGMKDGYWLGKDHPGVYLGEKQALNEDYTHSGFDRGHLNPNGHHAVPSRNATFTLTNVVPQNPKLNQNAWRIHESQLTDLFRSKCSKAYVLVGAVPSADNWIIKNNVKRVNIPDYIWNAYCCVDNNGRPIQSGAATARNTEDNWVEKLSLDELGEFLQQVSNQPVGELFSNNCRA, from the exons ATGCGGACCTTGTTAACTTTGTGTGCCCTGTTCGTCTTTTCTGTCCATGCAGATGTTGTGGCACGCTTTGAG GATGTGCCAGAATGCATGAAGTACTTCTATAAAGAGAAGGTGCCAGAGTGGGGGGCTTCTACACCCGATGCCGCCCGTCTCTGTCAGCGCTTCGTCAACAG atACCACTTTGCCACACTGTATGACACCAACCACCGCATTGCTGTCTACTCTGCCTATTATTTCCAGCCCAGCAATGGAGGTGGCAGGGAGAAGAGGTGGTTTGTGGAGCCTCAG TTGGTAAACTCATCCTGGCAAGCTGGGATGAAGGATGGCTACTGGCTGGGGAAGGACCACCCTGGGGTCTACCTCGGGGAGAAACAGGCTCTGAATGAAGACTACACACACTCTGGATTTGACCGTGGTCACCTTAACCCCAATGGGCACCATGCAG TCCCTAGCCGCAACGCCACTTTCACCTTGACCAATGTGGTTCCTCAGAACCCCAAGCTGAACCAGAACGCCTGGAGGATCCATGAGTCCCAGCTCACCGACCTTTTCCGGAGCAAGTGCTCTAAAGCCTATGTGCTGGTCGGTGCCGTTCCATCTGCAGATAACTGGATTATCAAAAACAATGTGAAGCGTGTCAACATTCCAGACTATATATGGAATGCCTACTGCTGTGTGGACAACAATGGCAGACCCATTCAGAGTGGTGCTGCCACAGCCAGGAACACAGAAGACAACTGGGTGGAGAAGCTCTCTCTGGATGAACTGGGAGAATTCCTGCAGCAGGTCTCCAATCAACCAGTAGGGGAGCTGTTTTCCAACAACTGCAGGGCATGA